The Ignavibacteriales bacterium genome has a window encoding:
- a CDS encoding GWxTD domain-containing protein translates to MKNIIVSLSCVFLFSLLSAEVYTQNTHPDKFTFNVVCNRFWQSDSTAFLEIGTVFYTKQIALAKDSTGYRGNIELRIKIKNTLTDKYVRAERFHLPFVLQDTLSAQIDKSIVNKFTYVLECGSYLLELGGFDQSSPSRNDSVKIPVTIFPRPQMVALSDLDLSSNISESADKTNPFYKNSFLVVPNPTLVFGRINYPVVFHYAEVYNLHKDSLYTIDIAVKDQDGKIQKSTNRQKRYGVENAVEVGTTAIMNLPSGKYLYQVRILDGCLKEVASAKRQFFINNPHVKQATSRISVKAAEFIGATADELAKEFRTAKYLATDQEIKMFSNISSVEGQREFLAKFWSDIESGQHGQTDFTRAIYLDRVHTANQRYRAFGKEGWQTDRGRVYLLYAEPDEIQRFPSSENGKPYEIWNYNQIESGVIFVFIDRNGFGDYTLFHSTKRGEIQDDSWQNYLQ, encoded by the coding sequence ATGAAGAACATCATAGTATCACTCTCCTGTGTATTCCTTTTTTCTCTTTTATCTGCAGAAGTATATACTCAGAACACACATCCGGACAAATTTACTTTCAATGTTGTCTGTAATCGATTTTGGCAAAGTGATTCGACAGCCTTTCTTGAAATTGGAACAGTATTCTATACTAAACAAATCGCTCTTGCTAAGGATTCGACCGGATATAGGGGAAATATTGAATTAAGAATCAAAATTAAAAATACGTTGACGGATAAATATGTTCGCGCAGAGAGGTTCCACTTGCCTTTTGTTCTCCAAGATACTCTCTCGGCACAAATCGATAAATCGATTGTAAATAAATTCACCTATGTCCTGGAATGTGGATCATACCTGTTGGAGCTTGGAGGGTTCGATCAGTCCAGCCCGTCTCGCAACGATAGTGTGAAAATACCAGTGACGATTTTTCCCCGGCCGCAGATGGTTGCGCTCAGCGATCTCGATCTTTCATCGAATATTTCAGAATCAGCCGACAAGACCAATCCATTTTATAAAAACTCATTCCTCGTTGTTCCCAATCCAACGTTGGTTTTTGGAAGAATAAATTATCCCGTTGTATTCCACTATGCGGAAGTGTATAATCTCCATAAGGATTCCCTGTATACGATCGACATAGCAGTGAAGGATCAGGATGGCAAAATCCAAAAAAGCACAAACAGACAAAAACGCTATGGAGTGGAAAATGCAGTCGAAGTCGGTACGACTGCTATCATGAATCTGCCGTCCGGCAAATACCTGTATCAAGTTCGTATTCTTGATGGTTGTCTGAAAGAGGTCGCAAGTGCCAAAAGGCAATTCTTTATTAATAACCCCCACGTAAAACAAGCGACGTCACGAATCTCAGTAAAGGCAGCTGAATTTATTGGAGCAACCGCTGATGAGTTGGCAAAAGAATTCCGAACGGCGAAGTACTTGGCAACGGATCAAGAAATTAAAATGTTTTCGAACATTTCTTCTGTGGAAGGGCAGCGTGAATTTCTTGCGAAATTTTGGTCTGACATCGAGAGTGGGCAACATGGGCAGACAGATTTTACCCGTGCAATTTATTTAGACCGTGTCCACACTGCAAATCAACGATATCGTGCATTTGGAAAAGAAGGCTGGCAGACAGATCGCGGACGAGTGTATCTTTTGTATGCTGAACCAGACGAAATTCAGAGGTTCCCCAGTTCTGAAAATGGCAAACCGTACGAGATATGGAATTACAATCAAATTGAGAGCGGCGTTATTTTCGTGTTTATCGATCGAAACGGCTTCGGAGATTATACGCTTTTCCATTCGACAAAGCGCGGTGAAATTCAGGATGATTCATGGCAGAATTATTTGCAGTAG
- a CDS encoding NHL repeat-containing protein: protein MAELFAVAVCLLTWLSPASAQPADSVLVEDYAVGSFQRATRIELGTQGSIFVLDADENKLSLFSNLQDAPKTLGGFGWSSSSFDTPTGVATDGVNVYVSDFGNHRIQRFDRDFNYISSLSTRDTSDVVSRFGYPLDIALSELGDLFILDGENIRVMKFNAQNSFERAIGDMNAGKGKLQNPLRLVATNSRIFVGEKNKVLVYDYFGNYLGSVGEGIIHSLSGFTMLTNGILAASNDTIWWFTREGALQNISSLDNIISGERIDQIQDIASNGKQLFILSLHRIHVFRMSY from the coding sequence ATGGCAGAATTATTTGCAGTAGCGGTTTGTCTGCTTACCTGGTTGTCGCCTGCATCTGCACAGCCGGCTGATTCTGTTCTAGTGGAAGATTATGCTGTCGGTTCATTCCAGCGGGCAACGCGCATTGAACTGGGAACGCAAGGATCAATATTTGTTCTTGACGCGGACGAGAACAAACTTTCGCTTTTTTCTAACCTTCAGGATGCTCCAAAAACACTTGGAGGGTTTGGCTGGTCATCGTCTTCGTTCGATACACCCACAGGTGTTGCAACGGACGGAGTAAATGTTTACGTCTCCGATTTTGGCAATCATCGAATTCAACGCTTCGACCGGGATTTCAATTATATATCATCACTGTCTACAAGAGATACTTCCGATGTTGTCTCTCGATTTGGTTATCCTCTTGATATTGCATTATCCGAGCTTGGAGATTTGTTCATCCTTGACGGCGAGAATATCCGCGTGATGAAGTTCAATGCTCAAAACTCCTTCGAGCGTGCAATCGGTGATATGAATGCTGGAAAGGGCAAGCTTCAAAATCCTCTGAGGCTCGTTGCAACAAATTCCCGAATTTTTGTCGGTGAAAAAAACAAAGTACTTGTGTATGACTATTTTGGCAACTATCTCGGAAGCGTTGGCGAAGGTATAATACACAGCCTCAGCGGGTTCACGATGCTGACGAACGGAATTCTTGCTGCTTCAAATGATACGATCTGGTGGTTTACGCGCGAGGGCGCTTTGCAAAATATTTCATCACTCGATAATATTATTTCTGGAGAACGAATAGATCAAATCCAAGATATCGCGAGTAATGGAAAACAATTATTTATCCTATCGCTCCATAGGATTCACGTGTTCAGAATGAGTTATTGA
- a CDS encoding single-stranded DNA-binding protein has translation MASKSVNKIILIGNLGQDPELRYTSSGVAVASFSMATSESWKDQDGNVQEKTQWHKLVAWRKLAEIVGEYLKKGSKVYVEGRIQYRSYDDKNGVKRDVTEIVVDQMLMLDSKGASHTSGASASAPSQPQTEDAGPDKVDDLPF, from the coding sequence ATGGCATCTAAAAGCGTTAATAAAATCATTCTTATAGGAAACCTTGGACAGGATCCCGAACTGCGTTACACGAGCAGCGGGGTTGCCGTCGCGTCCTTTTCGATGGCAACGAGTGAATCATGGAAAGATCAAGATGGAAATGTTCAGGAAAAAACTCAATGGCATAAACTTGTTGCGTGGAGGAAACTTGCTGAAATTGTGGGCGAGTATTTGAAAAAAGGCAGCAAAGTCTATGTCGAAGGGCGCATTCAATATAGGAGTTATGACGATAAGAATGGCGTTAAGCGGGATGTCACAGAGATCGTTGTAGATCAGATGCTTATGCTGGATTCTAAAGGTGCGAGTCATACAAGTGGAGCATCTGCTTCTGCTCCATCGCAGCCTCAAACCGAAGACGCTGGTCCCGATAAAGTGGATGATTTACCGTTCTAA
- a CDS encoding TonB-dependent receptor: MRYKCNTTVFSILFFSVSVIAAENDTTKIYKADEIVITATRVNRPMFDIGRNVSVITSKEFRVSPLNDIGDVLSKEGVGFITGATLNPGMQQSLFLRGANSNQTSVFFDDIRLTDPSSTNNAPNLIELSLANAEQIEIVRGAHSTLYGSSAIGGVVNIISRSNQLPGFHIEADMTAGTFGSQTSALTENIFLNYSLPAGMYVNAALVNSGVKGLDATIDTVTRSSVYKNRDRDGFHKLNVIGKIGFRNEDWDLHLSFLQVQEKADIDKGAFRDDNNARLDFERQLWTIGTSYTINDGMKLKYIGGYSPIQRHTIDDSSVVDLLGTTDHSFSEDTFKGTTSSHEILFEAGMSAVRTVIGLGTQRETMTQQSYLYQGSVFGAYESRTNLDTLHLSSTLNHILFHTEIDGTILAEELKNLTIVLGLRMNHHSSYGDNLTYEVNPSYRVSKNSLLFISFSTGFNAPSLYQLFCPTTYYTSDITRGNVLLHPETSSSVELGWKYRLSDRAYLMISYFHTLVENSIEYVYLWDKNIGLDTLGNNWMRDDYRGDTYLNLGKQTTSGLDLIFDVHLTDFLTIAGSASLITGKLAYYPEDIQNQHIEGNHVQLYSNGAFVTREIETMNLVRRPSSCNVNIQYKPMTALLTQIDIRYVGSKYDAYYNNAIGPYGALDVLKLNDYTLIDCAVRYEIHTYLSLNVRVENILDTRYSEVLGYTTKGRALYVGTQLSF; the protein is encoded by the coding sequence ATGCGATACAAATGCAACACAACTGTTTTCTCAATCCTCTTTTTTTCCGTTTCGGTCATTGCAGCCGAAAATGACACGACAAAGATCTACAAAGCTGATGAAATCGTCATCACTGCAACACGAGTAAACAGACCGATGTTTGATATCGGTCGTAATGTAAGCGTTATTACTTCAAAGGAATTCCGGGTTTCGCCATTGAATGATATTGGCGATGTATTGAGTAAGGAAGGAGTGGGTTTTATTACTGGTGCCACTTTGAATCCGGGAATGCAACAAAGTCTTTTCCTCCGCGGGGCAAATAGTAATCAGACCTCTGTTTTTTTCGATGATATTCGGCTGACTGATCCCTCGAGCACGAACAATGCACCGAATCTTATTGAATTATCACTGGCAAATGCAGAGCAAATCGAAATTGTTCGCGGCGCGCATAGCACTTTATATGGTTCATCTGCAATTGGCGGAGTCGTGAATATTATTAGTCGTTCAAACCAATTACCTGGTTTCCATATCGAAGCAGACATGACGGCGGGTACTTTTGGATCTCAAACATCTGCTCTGACAGAAAATATTTTCCTTAATTATTCGCTGCCTGCTGGAATGTATGTGAATGCGGCTTTAGTCAATTCTGGAGTCAAAGGATTGGATGCGACTATAGATACGGTTACTCGTTCTTCGGTTTATAAGAACCGTGATCGTGATGGTTTTCATAAACTCAATGTTATCGGCAAAATTGGCTTTAGAAATGAAGACTGGGACTTGCACCTGTCTTTTCTCCAGGTTCAGGAGAAAGCAGATATCGACAAAGGAGCGTTCAGAGACGACAACAATGCCCGTCTTGATTTTGAACGTCAGCTATGGACTATCGGGACATCGTATACTATAAACGATGGAATGAAATTAAAGTACATCGGCGGATATTCTCCGATACAGCGACATACCATAGATGATTCGTCAGTTGTTGATCTGCTGGGGACTACCGACCATAGCTTTTCTGAAGATACCTTCAAAGGAACTACCTCGAGCCATGAAATCCTTTTTGAGGCCGGTATGTCTGCCGTGCGTACGGTCATAGGGTTGGGAACTCAACGAGAAACGATGACGCAGCAATCATATCTCTATCAAGGGAGTGTATTTGGAGCCTATGAATCGAGAACAAATTTAGACACACTTCATTTGAGTTCAACACTCAATCATATTCTCTTTCATACAGAGATTGACGGAACAATTCTGGCTGAGGAATTGAAGAACCTCACTATTGTTCTTGGACTCCGTATGAATCATCATAGCTCCTATGGAGATAATTTGACCTATGAGGTAAATCCTTCATATAGAGTTTCTAAGAATTCCTTGCTTTTCATATCCTTTTCAACTGGATTTAATGCGCCGTCACTCTATCAACTATTTTGCCCAACAACCTACTACACTTCGGACATTACACGAGGAAATGTTTTGCTTCATCCTGAGACCTCTTCATCTGTTGAGCTTGGGTGGAAGTACCGGTTGAGTGATCGGGCGTATCTTATGATTTCATATTTCCACACACTAGTAGAAAATAGTATTGAATATGTATATCTCTGGGACAAAAATATTGGTCTTGATACACTAGGAAACAACTGGATGAGAGATGATTATCGCGGTGATACGTATCTCAATCTTGGAAAACAGACAACAAGTGGATTGGATTTGATATTTGATGTCCATCTCACTGACTTTCTGACAATTGCCGGTTCAGCTTCTCTCATAACAGGTAAACTAGCCTATTACCCTGAAGATATTCAAAATCAACATATTGAAGGGAATCATGTCCAGCTTTATAGTAACGGTGCCTTCGTTACTCGGGAGATCGAAACAATGAACTTGGTACGTCGCCCGAGTTCTTGTAACGTAAATATTCAGTATAAACCGATGACAGCTTTACTTACGCAAATTGATATCAGATATGTTGGTTCTAAATATGATGCATATTATAATAATGCAATTGGTCCTTATGGAGCGCTTGATGTACTCAAGCTCAACGATTATACACTTATTGATTGTGCAGTCCGTTATGAGATTCATACATATCTTTCGCTGAATGTACGTGTTGAGAATATTCTGGACACTCGATATTCTGAGGTACTCGGCTATACAACAAAAGGCAGGGCATTGTATGTGGGCACGCAGTTGTCATTTTAA